In Dysgonomonadaceae bacterium zrk40, one genomic interval encodes:
- a CDS encoding FRG domain-containing protein encodes MIYNELRILVDKFAVSIDSNDFDGAKTIDSVLIKYLGNDERVVPREDAPPFLQILYGYNRAMLRLNSDEIESAVLAMVDVAEIIRCYEMWDEIYYVLSMLAENKGYHDQFDHALQFACDNLMMGVVCQFKFPALSLSLLWYAEKSFVNFGRLNTVEFIKGFRQLQYRLIAFNYRNFDYYGAMLFEEKAKSVGNIKMRIPSRDEPKYYNRSTNVQEVLSDDLRKHFRESNEHIPTLEEWGLYWNNFPDYKVSESMLYHKFGHFTVKDTEELPNIFELLEVLSYDEEKYALMYDNSPIGKSIPFHEEWKELDKVTYYENELLFLPRCRVKNWYYRGQNTCYEKCQSSLHRLKCKNKIFKERLKLCEFSRIVNKHPLSELFQLGLSTQTRSGDVQHCKMHINNTALAQHYGTKTEHLDLTTDKWIATFFACTEYIKGDGVKKESYIPSEKEPQGVFYVYEDSNPFTNDWNLHPIGIQPNARPVKQSAYTINMHNDQDFNDLAFKVRFKHDSRCSSIIFKMFNKSKVLFPDEVIEKKAEIIVNSNKFSQLALNDARDRFYSHMNDSEYNELLAVSSVEIVSNPIVDYLPDEMDEAYGEIKLVRDFINLKTSNHLFGSIRI; translated from the coding sequence ATGATATACAATGAATTACGTATTCTAGTTGATAAGTTTGCAGTTTCAATTGATTCGAATGATTTTGATGGAGCAAAAACAATTGATTCTGTTCTTATCAAATATCTGGGCAACGATGAACGGGTGGTGCCTCGTGAAGATGCTCCCCCTTTTTTACAGATATTGTATGGTTACAACCGTGCCATGCTAAGATTAAATAGTGATGAAATTGAATCCGCTGTATTAGCAATGGTAGACGTCGCAGAAATTATCAGATGCTACGAGATGTGGGATGAAATTTATTATGTTTTATCGATGTTGGCTGAAAATAAAGGATATCACGATCAATTTGATCATGCTCTTCAATTTGCATGCGATAACCTGATGATGGGAGTTGTGTGTCAATTTAAATTTCCTGCTTTGTCTTTGTCTCTTTTGTGGTACGCAGAAAAGTCGTTTGTGAATTTTGGAAGATTGAACACAGTTGAATTTATCAAAGGTTTTCGGCAACTTCAATACAGACTCATAGCATTCAATTATAGGAATTTTGACTATTATGGAGCAATGTTATTTGAAGAAAAGGCCAAGAGTGTCGGAAACATAAAGATGAGAATTCCTTCTAGAGACGAACCCAAATACTACAATAGAAGTACAAATGTCCAAGAGGTTTTATCAGATGATCTGCGAAAGCATTTTAGGGAATCCAATGAACACATTCCTACCTTAGAAGAATGGGGATTGTATTGGAATAATTTTCCAGACTATAAAGTTTCAGAATCCATGCTCTATCACAAATTTGGTCATTTTACTGTTAAAGATACAGAAGAGTTGCCTAATATATTTGAATTACTTGAGGTTCTTTCTTACGATGAAGAGAAATATGCATTGATGTATGACAATAGTCCAATTGGTAAATCTATTCCTTTTCATGAAGAATGGAAAGAATTGGATAAAGTAACATATTATGAAAATGAGTTGCTTTTCTTGCCAAGATGTAGAGTGAAAAATTGGTATTATAGAGGACAGAATACCTGTTATGAGAAATGTCAATCCTCTTTGCATAGACTAAAGTGCAAAAATAAAATATTTAAGGAAAGGCTTAAGTTGTGTGAATTTTCAAGAATTGTGAATAAACACCCTTTGTCAGAATTGTTTCAATTGGGCCTGTCAACACAAACCAGGAGTGGAGATGTGCAACATTGTAAGATGCATATTAATAATACTGCATTGGCACAGCATTATGGTACCAAAACTGAACATCTGGATTTGACTACGGATAAATGGATTGCCACTTTTTTTGCTTGTACCGAATATATCAAAGGTGACGGAGTTAAGAAAGAATCCTATATCCCTTCTGAAAAAGAACCACAGGGGGTATTCTATGTATATGAGGATAGTAATCCATTTACAAATGATTGGAATTTGCATCCTATAGGAATCCAACCCAATGCAAGACCTGTTAAGCAGTCTGCCTATACAATTAATATGCATAATGATCAAGATTTTAATGATTTAGCTTTTAAAGTACGCTTTAAGCATGATTCAAGATGTTCTTCAATAATTTTCAAGATGTTCAATAAGTCAAAAGTTCTTTTCCCTGATGAAGTGATTGAGAAGAAAGCGGAGATAATTGTAAACAGCAATAAATTCAGCCAATTAGCTTTAAATGATGCGCGAGACAGATTCTATTCGCATATGAACGATTCAGAGTATAATGAATTGCTTGCCGTAAGTTCTGTTGAGATAGTGAGTAATCCAATTGTTGACTACCTGCCGGATGAGATGGATGAAGCATACGGGGAAATCAAATTGGTGAGAGATTTCATTAATCTCAAAACATCAAATCACTTATTTGGATCGATCAGGATTTAA
- a CDS encoding DEAD/DEAH box helicase family protein has translation MNSTASYIKQRLSLREPLQESLDIVARLTEILSLEKEVDLSTELEKVKNQYPSCTNFERDFPSIAFSIATGVGKTRLMGAIVSYLYIEKGIRNFFVLAPNLTIYEKLIEDFGNPTYHKYLFSGISEFVHNRPVIITGENYNEQGRLYEKEEIRINIFNIAKFNSENRGTRRGGVSLAPRIKRLSEYLGQSYWDYLSKLDDLVILMDEAHRYHADASKNAINELKPVLGIELTATPFDEAGNMFRNIVYEYSLAQALADGKYVKNPAIATRKNFIKGNLTDREIEIIKLEDAISIHQDTKTELEIFALNNEVKMVKPFILVVCKDITHASEIYNLINSSEFYEGEYMGKVLQIDSSTRNDEDIESQFVSLESPDNEIEIVIHVNMLKEGWDVTNLYTIVPLRAANASILIEQTIGRGLRLPYDGKRTGVDKIDKLTVVAHENFQAVIDAAQDPDSLLNKMSYVEIPEEDLSNKSVPVTSKPVVDIAFEKEQEKVNTISDKVVKQKAQNNLDAKMAIIHILPSFNALPEVRNVNDLNKPEVKRKVIRQVEENLTKGQLNLFAGDILKEAVEVYDTLVNEYKKIIIEIPRMDLVQGDVTAEFRFFDLDTTYLNYQSLDQEIIRLGLKDKVVETLKAKSSGSYGHPVKMIISELIDYPEIDYDDNAELLHHLATQAYKAVAKKIEKKDELPQTIFQFKATIAEKIYQQMKSPENFNLQQSDYKAKSILPFQKIEPWNFSALINFGYKDYREVVPPALVPKLVFRGFEKACHFEYKFDSKTELDLTFVLETDANVLKWLRPAPNQFRMYWDNNSKKYEPDFVVETNDAIYMVETKASNELKNDDVLQKTSAALTYCKNATEFTSQNGGKPWQYLLIPHTAVSKNVSFNFLVANYRIM, from the coding sequence ATGAACAGTACAGCAAGTTATATCAAGCAGCGTCTTTCTCTGCGCGAACCTTTACAAGAGTCGCTCGACATTGTTGCCAGGTTAACAGAAATCCTTTCCCTCGAGAAAGAGGTTGATCTTTCGACAGAATTGGAGAAAGTGAAAAATCAATATCCTTCTTGCACTAACTTTGAACGTGACTTTCCTTCAATTGCCTTCTCTATCGCCACTGGTGTGGGCAAGACCCGATTAATGGGTGCAATTGTATCGTACCTGTATATCGAAAAAGGCATCCGAAACTTCTTCGTACTGGCTCCCAATCTTACAATTTATGAAAAACTGATCGAGGACTTTGGTAATCCTACATATCATAAATACCTGTTTTCCGGTATTTCAGAATTTGTACACAATCGCCCGGTCATAATTACAGGAGAAAATTACAATGAACAAGGCCGATTGTATGAGAAAGAGGAGATCAGGATCAATATCTTCAATATTGCGAAATTCAATTCGGAAAATAGAGGGACAAGGAGAGGTGGCGTCTCGCTTGCCCCAAGAATAAAGCGACTTTCTGAATACCTAGGTCAGTCGTACTGGGATTATCTATCAAAATTAGATGATTTGGTGATCCTGATGGATGAGGCACATAGGTATCACGCTGATGCTTCAAAGAATGCGATCAATGAACTAAAACCGGTACTGGGTATAGAACTTACGGCAACTCCTTTCGACGAAGCAGGGAATATGTTCCGGAATATTGTGTATGAATATTCGTTGGCTCAGGCCCTGGCTGATGGGAAATATGTGAAAAATCCGGCGATTGCAACAAGGAAGAATTTTATTAAAGGTAACTTGACCGACAGGGAGATTGAGATCATCAAACTGGAAGATGCGATCAGCATCCATCAGGATACAAAAACGGAACTGGAGATTTTTGCTTTGAACAACGAGGTGAAAATGGTCAAGCCGTTCATTCTTGTCGTTTGCAAGGATATTACCCACGCCTCGGAGATATACAATTTGATTAATTCTTCCGAATTTTACGAGGGAGAGTACATGGGTAAGGTACTTCAGATTGATTCTTCCACCCGGAATGACGAGGATATAGAATCGCAGTTTGTCTCGCTCGAGAGTCCCGACAACGAGATTGAAATTGTGATTCACGTGAATATGCTCAAGGAGGGGTGGGATGTGACCAACTTGTACACGATTGTTCCGTTGAGAGCAGCAAATGCATCCATACTTATTGAACAGACCATAGGACGGGGCCTGCGATTGCCGTATGACGGCAAACGGACGGGTGTAGATAAGATCGATAAGTTGACGGTTGTCGCCCACGAGAATTTTCAGGCTGTCATAGATGCTGCCCAGGATCCGGATTCATTGCTGAATAAAATGAGCTATGTCGAGATCCCCGAGGAGGATCTGAGCAACAAGTCGGTCCCTGTCACTTCCAAACCGGTTGTGGATATAGCCTTTGAAAAGGAACAGGAGAAAGTAAACACAATATCCGACAAGGTGGTAAAACAGAAAGCGCAGAACAACTTGGATGCCAAAATGGCCATCATTCATATACTACCCAGCTTTAATGCACTGCCTGAAGTGCGGAATGTGAATGATTTGAATAAACCTGAGGTGAAAAGAAAGGTAATACGTCAGGTGGAAGAGAACCTCACCAAGGGGCAATTGAATCTATTTGCAGGGGATATCCTGAAAGAGGCTGTTGAAGTATATGATACATTGGTCAATGAATATAAAAAGATTATCATCGAAATACCACGGATGGACCTGGTTCAGGGTGATGTGACAGCGGAATTCAGGTTTTTTGACCTGGACACCACCTACCTGAATTACCAGTCGTTGGATCAGGAAATCATTCGTCTCGGTCTTAAAGACAAGGTCGTGGAAACGCTTAAAGCAAAATCGAGCGGTTCGTATGGTCATCCAGTAAAAATGATTATTTCGGAACTCATCGATTATCCGGAGATCGACTATGACGACAATGCGGAATTGTTGCACCACCTGGCTACCCAGGCATATAAAGCGGTAGCGAAGAAAATCGAGAAGAAGGATGAACTCCCGCAAACAATATTCCAGTTCAAAGCGACAATTGCTGAGAAGATCTATCAGCAGATGAAGTCGCCTGAGAATTTCAACCTGCAACAATCGGATTATAAGGCGAAGAGCATCCTTCCATTTCAAAAGATCGAACCTTGGAACTTTTCTGCGTTGATCAATTTTGGTTACAAAGACTATAGGGAGGTTGTTCCCCCTGCATTGGTTCCAAAGCTTGTTTTCAGGGGATTTGAAAAAGCGTGTCATTTCGAATATAAGTTCGACAGCAAAACCGAACTCGATCTCACTTTTGTTCTGGAGACCGATGCCAATGTGTTGAAATGGTTAAGGCCAGCTCCCAATCAGTTCAGAATGTATTGGGACAACAATTCAAAAAAGTACGAACCTGATTTCGTTGTAGAAACAAACGATGCGATCTATATGGTTGAAACCAAAGCTTCAAATGAATTGAAGAACGACGATGTTTTGCAGAAGACATCCGCAGCATTGACCTACTGCAAGAATGCCACTGAATTTACTTCCCAAAATGGAGGAAAGCCCTGGCAATACCTGTTGATTCCACACACGGCAGTGAGCAAAAATGTATCATTCAATTTTTTAGTCGCCAATTACAGAATAATGTAA
- a CDS encoding site-specific DNA-methyltransferase — MAKKPFQKLELTWIGKGDEPKLEPRILVENPEYSYGDPNAENMLIHGDNLLALKALEQDYAGKVKCIYIDPPYNTGNAFEHYDDGVEHSVWLNLMNQRLVILKSLLRDDGAIFVQIDDEEAAYLKVLMDEVFGRHNFINTVSVNMKNIAGASGGGEDKKLKKNLEYIHIYARNYGTLPNFKGIFDLTPIAELVEGYRQQGKSWKYTSILYYEGEKKYIGSTTDGDQNEIKLYSRINPIFKSINQVIREENISEKDAYYKYSSKIFEAKDAQSSIRQRIIRSRKELNIAEDLISIEYIPKTGRNKGVIYEQFYKGEKCRLLAWLRDIGENIDGVLYKKNRLGTYWDATSTINNLTKEGGVQFPNGKKPESLISRIIEMSTNRGDIVLDSFLGSGTTAATALKMNRCFIGIELGEHAITHCYPRLKRVVDAEDQGGISKSVNWKGGGGFKYYTLAPSLLKKDNFDNWIISKEYNADMLAAAMAKQEGFRYNPHESIFWKQGQSSERDFIYTTTQFLTMESLDQIKDEMKPDETLLICCKSYQKECKNRYPGMTIKKIPQMLLGRCEFGKDDYSFNIINSPVQESDLSDEHSETPDERVSVQELLDEKKKYNKKPKDYPGLFD; from the coding sequence ATGGCAAAGAAACCATTTCAAAAACTCGAGCTCACCTGGATTGGAAAGGGTGATGAACCCAAACTTGAACCCCGCATCCTGGTAGAGAATCCCGAATACTCTTATGGTGACCCCAATGCGGAGAATATGCTGATCCACGGGGACAACCTTTTGGCTTTAAAAGCACTGGAACAGGATTATGCGGGCAAAGTTAAATGCATTTACATTGACCCACCCTATAATACAGGAAATGCATTTGAACACTATGATGATGGAGTGGAGCATTCTGTTTGGCTTAACCTAATGAATCAACGTCTAGTTATATTGAAAAGTTTATTAAGAGATGATGGCGCTATTTTTGTTCAAATTGATGATGAGGAAGCTGCTTATTTGAAAGTATTGATGGATGAAGTGTTTGGTCGTCATAACTTTATTAATACAGTTTCTGTAAACATGAAGAATATTGCTGGCGCATCAGGAGGGGGGGAGGATAAAAAATTAAAAAAAAATCTCGAATATATTCATATTTATGCAAGAAATTATGGAACACTCCCTAATTTTAAAGGAATATTTGATTTAACTCCTATCGCAGAATTAGTTGAAGGTTATAGACAACAAGGAAAAAGTTGGAAATACACATCAATTCTATATTATGAAGGTGAAAAAAAATATATTGGTTCTACAACAGACGGTGATCAAAATGAAATTAAATTATATAGTAGAATTAATCCAATTTTCAAATCCATTAATCAGGTAATACGAGAGGAAAATATTTCTGAAAAAGATGCATATTATAAGTACTCCAGTAAAATTTTTGAAGCTAAAGATGCACAGTCTTCTATTCGTCAAAGAATAATCCGCTCAAGAAAAGAATTGAATATTGCTGAAGATTTAATATCAATAGAGTATATACCCAAAACAGGGAGAAACAAGGGTGTCATATATGAGCAATTTTATAAAGGTGAAAAATGTAGATTACTCGCTTGGTTAAGAGACATTGGAGAAAATATAGATGGTGTTTTGTATAAGAAAAATAGGCTCGGAACCTATTGGGATGCTACCTCTACAATTAATAATTTGACAAAAGAAGGTGGAGTCCAATTTCCAAATGGGAAAAAACCAGAAAGCTTAATCAGTAGAATTATTGAAATGTCAACCAATAGAGGCGATATAGTTCTGGATTCATTTCTAGGATCAGGTACAACAGCAGCAACAGCATTAAAAATGAATCGTTGTTTTATTGGGATTGAACTTGGAGAGCACGCTATTACGCATTGTTATCCAAGGTTAAAAAGAGTGGTCGATGCAGAGGATCAAGGTGGTATCAGTAAATCCGTGAATTGGAAAGGTGGTGGAGGATTTAAATACTACACCCTTGCTCCCAGTTTGTTGAAAAAAGATAATTTCGACAATTGGATCATCAGCAAGGAGTACAATGCCGATATGTTGGCAGCAGCCATGGCCAAACAGGAAGGGTTCAGATACAATCCTCACGAGTCAATCTTTTGGAAACAAGGGCAAAGCTCGGAAAGAGATTTCATCTATACAACCACACAATTCTTAACTATGGAATCATTGGATCAGATCAAAGATGAAATGAAACCCGATGAAACCTTGTTGATCTGTTGCAAATCGTACCAGAAAGAGTGCAAGAATAGGTATCCCGGAATGACGATTAAGAAAATTCCTCAGATGTTGTTGGGCAGATGTGAGTTTGGAAAAGATGATTATAGCTTTAATATAATCAACAGTCCAGTCCAGGAGTCAGATCTTTCAGATGAACATTCCGAAACTCCTGACGAACGTGTTTCAGTGCAGGAATTATTGGATGAAAAAAAGAAGTACAATAAAAAGCCGAAGGACTATCCCGGACTTTTTGACTGA
- a CDS encoding Abi family protein, which yields MSQNNYPKALKLYQANVRLSQSFYPLLSLVEVILRNALNEELSRHFNDADWLLNQVNGFMMDNALIYRDRTGKIKENFFLKSSVEKSMKNVPKPISQGKIIADLNFGFWTALFNVTHSRILKGVPMRIFVNLPQGFNRKKVCEILDKVRDFRNRVYHNEPIIFKMKDDGTVEFNLNKAESIYGYIKEFFFWFGLDFNLWTKRIDHVMYEIENAKCVMKYYPGKKYYMKRLYFDLIHFREIHS from the coding sequence GTGAGTCAGAACAATTACCCGAAAGCGTTGAAGCTTTATCAGGCGAATGTACGATTGTCCCAGTCCTTCTATCCTCTTTTGTCACTGGTGGAGGTGATCCTAAGAAATGCATTGAATGAAGAACTATCACGACATTTCAATGACGCCGATTGGCTCTTGAATCAGGTAAATGGTTTTATGATGGATAATGCTTTGATTTATAGAGATCGAACCGGAAAGATTAAGGAAAATTTCTTTCTTAAATCAAGTGTTGAAAAATCCATGAAAAATGTTCCCAAACCCATTTCACAAGGCAAGATTATCGCTGATCTCAACTTTGGTTTTTGGACTGCGCTGTTTAATGTTACACATTCGAGAATATTAAAAGGGGTTCCTATGCGCATCTTTGTGAATTTACCTCAGGGATTCAATCGGAAGAAAGTTTGCGAGATACTGGATAAGGTGCGCGATTTCAGGAACCGGGTGTACCACAATGAACCCATCATTTTTAAGATGAAGGATGATGGTACGGTTGAATTCAATCTGAATAAGGCTGAATCAATATACGGATATATCAAAGAGTTTTTTTTCTGGTTTGGTCTTGATTTCAACCTTTGGACCAAGAGGATCGATCACGTAATGTATGAAATCGAGAACGCAAAATGTGTGATGAAATACTATCCGGGAAAAAAGTATTATATGAAGAGACTGTATTTCGATCTGATACATTTTAGGGAGATACATTCATAA
- a CDS encoding DEAD/DEAH box helicase family protein yields the protein MNLTSYHAKYFSHELTRQLPSNDVGKFTASLQDAQVDLNPHQVEAALFAFRSPLSNGAILADEVGLGKTIEAGIIFSQQWAERKRCLLIICPSNLRKQWSQELADKFFLPSVILETKSFNNEIKEKNFNPFHQKDKIVICSFQFAKSKASYVESTNWNLVIIDEAHRLRNVYKASNVIGNAIRQSLLPRKKVLLTATPLQNSVLELYGLVSIIDDFVFGDLKSFKSQYSRQLEEEDYYELKKRLHPVCKRTLRRQVLEYISYTERRAICEEYIPRNQEQELYDAVSEYLQKPKLYALPRSQRQLMTLILRKLLASSTYAIFGTFETLVRRLESIVEKHETDIADLFSDEYEAFNETRDEWVDNEEENIVEEEQQYSEADIQGIKEEIEVLKEFRELARAIKKNSKADHLFIALDKAFEQLQLLGANQKALIFTESKRTQEYLYNLLTEKKYKDQVVLFNGTNNDPHSTRIYNQWLEKHKGTDKISGSHTADKRSAIVDYFRDNATIMIATEAASEGVNLQFCSLVLNYDMPWNPQRIEQRIGRCHRYGQKFDVVVVNFVNIRNQADVRVYELLEQKFRLFDGVFGASDEVLGAIGNGVDFEKRIAQIYQECRTTEEIQSAFDDLQEELKPTISEKLQSVRSTLLENFDEEVRDKLRVNFEKTKSYLNTFEQKLWKLTKYVLKNDAFFNDNEFSFHLPENPFHDVTIHSGSYKMLCTEEGKKKSDIIVPDDTNIYRVGHKLAQHILQECKSLPTPVRMIEFNYTDTPTLISSLNGLIGNSGWLRVEQLSINSFENEDYLLLSCITDEGAEIEPEIAQRLFSLQAEEKNLLYLDPEIESRLSKNIARYRQEIVTTNALRNRDFFDIEMDKLDQWADDMKISLEKEIKDLDAEIKLRRAEAKKMLSLESKVAAQREIKKLEKERNEKRQSLFTSQDEIDERKEKLLTEIEKMLNQKLLQKEVFTIRWRVI from the coding sequence ATGAATCTGACTTCATATCACGCCAAATATTTCTCGCACGAACTTACCAGGCAGCTTCCTTCCAACGACGTGGGAAAATTCACTGCTTCGCTTCAGGATGCGCAGGTCGACCTTAATCCACATCAGGTTGAGGCAGCCTTGTTTGCGTTCAGGTCACCGCTTTCGAATGGAGCGATCCTGGCCGATGAAGTGGGACTCGGTAAAACCATCGAGGCCGGAATCATTTTCTCCCAACAATGGGCCGAACGGAAAAGATGCCTGTTGATTATTTGTCCTTCCAACCTCAGGAAACAATGGAGCCAGGAATTGGCCGACAAGTTCTTTCTCCCCTCTGTTATTCTCGAAACGAAATCTTTTAACAACGAGATCAAGGAGAAAAACTTCAATCCATTTCATCAGAAGGACAAGATTGTTATTTGTTCATTCCAGTTTGCCAAGTCAAAAGCGAGTTATGTTGAATCGACCAACTGGAATCTGGTGATCATTGATGAAGCGCACCGGTTGAGAAATGTCTACAAGGCTTCTAACGTAATCGGCAATGCAATCAGACAATCGCTTCTGCCCAGAAAAAAGGTTCTGCTTACTGCTACTCCTCTTCAGAATTCAGTACTTGAATTGTATGGTTTGGTCAGCATTATCGATGACTTCGTGTTTGGTGATCTGAAAAGCTTCAAAAGCCAGTATAGCCGGCAGCTTGAAGAAGAGGATTATTATGAGCTAAAAAAAAGACTGCACCCGGTTTGTAAGAGAACACTCCGCCGGCAGGTGCTTGAGTACATCAGTTACACTGAGCGGAGAGCAATCTGCGAAGAGTATATTCCCCGGAATCAAGAACAGGAATTGTATGATGCCGTTTCTGAATACCTACAGAAACCAAAACTGTATGCTTTGCCCAGGAGTCAGAGGCAGTTGATGACGCTTATCCTGCGCAAACTGCTGGCCTCATCAACCTATGCCATTTTTGGTACTTTCGAAACATTGGTCAGAAGGCTCGAATCCATCGTTGAGAAACATGAAACTGATATTGCCGATTTATTCTCCGATGAATATGAGGCGTTTAATGAAACTAGAGATGAGTGGGTCGATAATGAAGAAGAGAACATCGTGGAAGAAGAACAGCAATATTCAGAGGCTGATATCCAGGGAATAAAAGAAGAGATAGAAGTTCTGAAAGAATTCCGCGAACTAGCCAGGGCAATTAAGAAAAACTCGAAAGCAGATCACCTTTTCATTGCGCTGGACAAGGCTTTTGAACAGTTGCAACTGTTGGGGGCAAACCAAAAAGCATTGATCTTTACCGAATCGAAAAGAACCCAGGAATATTTGTATAATCTCCTGACAGAGAAAAAATACAAAGATCAGGTTGTTCTGTTCAATGGCACAAATAATGATCCTCATTCAACACGAATCTATAACCAGTGGCTTGAAAAGCATAAAGGTACCGACAAGATTTCCGGATCACACACAGCAGATAAACGATCAGCGATAGTCGATTATTTCAGAGACAATGCGACCATAATGATTGCTACCGAAGCTGCATCTGAAGGGGTTAACCTGCAATTTTGTTCTTTGGTGCTGAATTACGATATGCCATGGAACCCACAAAGGATAGAGCAAAGAATAGGTCGCTGTCACAGGTATGGACAGAAATTCGATGTGGTGGTGGTCAATTTTGTCAATATACGGAACCAAGCCGATGTGCGTGTATATGAACTGTTGGAACAGAAATTCAGGTTGTTCGATGGTGTCTTTGGTGCCAGCGATGAGGTGCTGGGAGCTATTGGCAACGGTGTCGACTTTGAGAAGAGAATAGCCCAGATATACCAGGAATGTAGAACTACCGAAGAGATTCAAAGTGCTTTCGATGATCTTCAGGAAGAGTTGAAACCTACCATCTCTGAGAAATTACAGAGTGTTCGTTCAACATTGTTGGAAAATTTCGATGAAGAGGTGCGGGATAAGTTGAGGGTCAATTTTGAAAAAACAAAATCCTACCTGAATACTTTTGAACAGAAGTTATGGAAGCTAACCAAGTATGTGCTGAAAAACGATGCATTTTTCAACGACAATGAATTCTCCTTTCATCTGCCCGAGAATCCCTTTCACGATGTGACCATTCATTCTGGCTCCTACAAGATGCTTTGCACAGAAGAAGGGAAGAAGAAAAGCGATATCATTGTCCCGGATGATACGAACATCTACAGGGTAGGGCACAAGTTGGCTCAACACATCTTGCAGGAATGCAAGTCGCTTCCCACACCGGTGCGGATGATCGAATTCAATTATACCGACACCCCTACGCTCATATCCTCATTGAACGGTTTGATAGGCAATTCCGGATGGTTGCGGGTGGAACAATTGAGCATCAACTCGTTTGAAAACGAAGATTATTTATTGTTGTCCTGTATTACGGATGAGGGTGCTGAGATTGAGCCCGAAATAGCCCAAAGACTCTTTTCATTGCAGGCAGAAGAGAAAAATTTGCTATATTTAGATCCTGAAATTGAATCACGTCTGTCAAAAAACATCGCCAGATATAGGCAGGAAATTGTTACCACCAATGCATTGCGAAACAGAGATTTTTTTGACATTGAGATGGACAAGCTCGATCAGTGGGCCGATGACATGAAGATTAGCCTGGAGAAGGAAATCAAGGATCTTGATGCTGAAATAAAGCTCCGGAGAGCAGAAGCGAAGAAAATGCTCAGTCTCGAATCAAAAGTAGCAGCACAACGTGAAATAAAGAAACTGGAGAAGGAACGCAACGAGAAGAGGCAATCATTGTTTACTTCTCAGGATGAAATTGATGAAAGAAAGGAAAAGCTGTTGACGGAAATTGAAAAGATGCTTAACCAGAAGCTGCTTCAGAAAGAGGTGTTCACGATCAGATGGAGGGTGATATAA